The following are from one region of the Pocillopora verrucosa isolate sample1 chromosome 3, ASM3666991v2, whole genome shotgun sequence genome:
- the LOC136279477 gene encoding LOW QUALITY PROTEIN: endoglucanase 1-like (The sequence of the model RefSeq protein was modified relative to this genomic sequence to represent the inferred CDS: substituted 1 base at 1 genomic stop codon), with translation MEEKMLRTVILLPLFFLLLVEFETEAKAIDLPISPKKXQVMIHTGFNTNWFKRKDPMRHYSEQVIKDVRDKGFSNLRLRCRADLYSYNYSAANFTRFLNNLARVVDHCLKHDVIPIISWVHHDAEAYATEEDFEAYVNWWTAVARQLKDRDYRLSFNLFTELGIDECKKDGKPCKHSLRKRPDKYNRWTRAVVNAIRNKTLTGGNNAKRIPFLSSPGKTAVGLPKIDPEIYRNASYLMFEDFGHENSYLNPRKAL, from the exons ATGGAAGAAAAGATGCTTAGAACCGTGATTCTGCTTCCACTGTTTTTCCTTCTGTTGGTGGAGTTTGAAACTGAGGCAAAAG CTATAGATCTGCCCATTTCGCCAAAAAAGTAACAAGTCATGATTCACACAGGGTTTAATACGAACTGGTTCAAAAGGAAGGATCCAATGCGACATTACTCGGAGCAGGTCATTAAAGATGTTCGTGATAAAGGTTTTAGTAACTTAAGACTTCGATGCAGGGCAGATTTGTACTCTTACAACTACTCCGCTGCCAACTTCACACGGTTTCTTAACAACCTGGCGAGGGTTGTCGACCACTGTCTGAAACACGACGTGATACCAATCATCTCTTGGGTTCACCATGACGCAGAGGCTTACGCCACAGAAGAGGATTTTGAAGCCTACGTGAACTGGTGGACAGCGGTGGCACGACAGTTGAAAGACAGGGACTACCGACTGAGTTTTAATCTCTTCACAGAACTAGGAATAGACGAATGTAAAAAAGACGGCAAACCTTGTAAACACAGTCTTCGAAAGAGACCAGACAAATACAATCGATGGACCAGAGCTGTTGTGAATGCGATCCGTAATAAAACACTGACAGGTGGCAACAACGCTAAGCGAATACCGTTTCTGAGCTCGCCGGGAAAGACTGCGGTGGGTTTACCGAAGATCGACCCAGAAATCTACAGAAACGCTTCATATTTGATGTTTGAAGATTTTGGTCACGAAAACAGTTACCTGAACCCCcgtaaggctctgtaa